Genomic segment of Triticum aestivum cultivar Chinese Spring chromosome 6A, IWGSC CS RefSeq v2.1, whole genome shotgun sequence:
TGCTGCCGAGGCTTTACCATCTCTTATCAGCTGAGCCGAGCGCTCTCTTTCCTTATCAGCCGAGTAATTAACATCAAACCGTCTTTTTCTTAAATACAATTGTCCTGAAAGAAAAGTAATTGTTGGTAGAATCTCTCGATTTTATATACTACTAGGAATTCAGGAAAAGTGATACCCTTGGTATAAAGCTGGTTGTAGTGGAagtatcataagtagtatcatCCATGCTAATTAGACGTTttagatgatgtggcacacaattaaataagGAAAAAGAGGAtgtagtatcatattatgataccatCTCATATTAAATGCTCTGCtagtttgtgtcatgcatgacaattaataaggcaatctgagatactaacttatgatactatgcattacggaggtagtatcacacactagtatcatatgcatgatgtatatgatactccccattacaaccagcctaaggctggttatagtggagagtaacttagactagtgtcatgcatatgacactagtctaagttactaccttcataatgcaaagtatcatagatggcttcatttattagctcataGACTCATCTTGTATTGGAaagcgttatgttacagtaacatattatgttatcaTCTCTCATTAATTAGTTGCCACGTAAGCAAAATTTTATCAAAGtacgctatgttactagctaagttactctcaTTATGACTAGCCTAATAATGTAGCTCCCCACTCTTGGCGCACTAATAATGGTCTAGCGCCATTTAAGCTTCGTCCACAACCATTGGAAGCGCAACAACCGCTTTACACAAAGTTGCATCATTATGAGCACTAATACCATCCGTAGCATGAGACAGGCGGTTTGGTGTGGTACCACGGCAGCGGTACGGACCATTTTATTACCATATCAATTGATGATTACACGAGGACCAGAGCACCCAAACGGCAAGGGAAAACAATCAATAGTAGCCTTGTGTGTTTGACACGCCTCTTGCCACCCACCACCCAGAGACGAGAGAAGAGCGACCAGACACCCTGAtgcatgacgacgacgacgatgatgcgaCCTACCTAAGCGGACTACGCGTAGTATGCAACCAAACGGAAAATCAAATATGTTGGAAGAATTTCGTCCAAATCCTCCAGTGGCCACCCACCAAATCCAACCCAACCCATCACTGATCATCGCACGGCGATCGGCGCCGATCGGCTTCAGGGCTTCCACAGGATGGTGGTCTCGGCGATCATCGAGGTGACCACGTATGGGTCCATGTTGGACGCCGGCCGGCGGTCCTCGAAGTAGCCCTTGCCGTTCTGCTCCGTCTCCCGGCCCACGCGCACCGACGCGCCACGGTTTGCGACGCCCTGCAGTCATTCAGATGATTCAGAACCACTGTCGGAGTAACGAGATGTGGAAAGATTCAGATGATCCAGAACTAGAAGGCGAGGGGCGCGGCGTACCCAGCTGAAGGTGTTGATGTCGGCGGTCTCGTGCTTGCCGGTGAGGCGGCGCTCGTTGCCCTCGCCGTAGGCGGCGATGTGCTCCTTgtgcttgagcttgagcttctccACGGCATCCACGATGACCTTGAACCCGCCGTCCTTCCTCATCGACTCGGTACTGAATGCAGCAGAGTCGTTCGTGATCAGCAAAACAGCACGGTAAGATGAATGACACTTATCGATCTGTTCGAGCATCTCATCTCAATTACCTGTAGTTTGTGTGAGCACCAGCACCGTTCCAGTCGCCTGGGATGGGCTTGGGGTCAAATGTGACGACAACTCCGGCGATCTCAGTGATCCTCTGAAGAAAGGGAGAGTAACATTTAATCGCAATAATTTTAACCGAACACGATGTCATTCCATCACAAAAGCCTCCCTCATCAGAATAAGATCACATGACTATTATCATTACCTCAAGAAGGTAGCGAGCGACCCACACTTGGTCGCCAGCAGAAATGCCAACAGTCGGGCCGACTTGGAACTCCCACTGAAAACCAAACATAGTAATTCTACCATGGTCAGAGAGACAGTAATTCTCAAGATAGAGAAAATAGGAATGTCCTGTGTTGTAGCGGTGTTTCACCTGTCCGGGCATGACCTCGCCATTGATGCCACTGATGTTGACACCGGCAAAGAGGCAGGCCTTGTAGTGAGCGTCAACTATGTCACGCCCAAACGACTTGTCAGCACCAATACTACAGTAGTAAGGACCCTACACACATGAAGAAGAGATTGGTAAGTGTACACTTCACCAAAATTAGGGCCAAACGTCCAAATTCAGTCGGTCAAGCCGAAAGAGACGTACCTGAGGACCAGGGAATCCACCAACAGGCCAGCCGAGAGGCCAGTTGATGTCCTTCTGTAGGAGGGTGTACTCCTGCTCAATACCATACCTATCGTCGCAAAAACAACGCGATCAGTCAATCAATTATCATAAAACAGTcactacttcctccgtttctaaatacttgtctttctaagcatttcaacaagtgactacatacggagcaaaatgagtgaatctacactctaaaatatgtctacatacatccgtatgtagtagtcatttgaaatgtctagaaagacaaatatttaggaacggagggagtagatcattATTTTCTAGTGTTCGTAATCATCGATCGAGTTTGTGTATTGTATTTATATATACCATGGCTCCTCCTTGGCAACATCAGGGTTGCTAAAGATCTTGGCAGCGTTGTATCTCTTGTTGGTGGGGATTGGCACTCCAGCTGGGGTGTAGCAATCGCACATGACCTGCAAGTGGTTCGAATTTAGTAAGGGGGATCTTGATTACTAAGGATGTTGACAAGATGATGGCCATTGGATTCCCTCACTACTGCACTGTACTAGTTAGGTAGACCAGACACGCACGCCTAATAACCAAAAATATCCATAATTCACAACCCTGAGTGGTCCTTGACTGGGATATAATTTGCGTCAGAAATAGGAGTAGGAGTAGCTAAGAATACTGGACCAAAATCATTCAAAATCTGCATCAGAAGATGCTTAAGTTGATCTCCCCTCTTAATGATGCTCGTTAGTCCGTCGTAGTTGAGCAGAAGAGCTAGATCGATCAACTACAGTGACAAATACTACTGCACTAGAGCCTACAGGTGCAGATCACTTGCACGGTAGTAGTGCTACAGTCTATTACATGAGTGGGGTGGTCACTTACAAGGATGTTGTTGCCCTTCCTGAACGGGTCCTTGAAGATGGCCTGTGGGCTGCAGCACGGCACATGCCCCAAGGGAAACAAAAATTACTCCTTGGGTCCAAGGTAAAAAAAGATAGAACTGCACTTCACAGAGGTAAATTGTTCTGGAGTGGCATGGCAAATGGCACTTACTACAGGATGACCTCGCTGTCCTCGCCGGGGGCCTGGCCGGTGCTGGAGCCGTCGTAGTTCCACTTGGGCAGCTTGCTGGGATCCGTGACCGGGCCGGGGAGGGTCTGCACCAACCAGAGCAACAACAACAGTAAATCCACACAGTTAGCCAAAAGGAATCTCGCAACCTCTGATATATAAGCACAAGAACAGCTCAGTGGATAACTAGGTAGCACGGCAGAAAAGTGATAGGACACGGCAAGGAGGTCATGGGATCCATGCCGGCCGGGGATGGGAATCTTTATCTGCATCTGTATCTTACCCTGGCCTTGCTCCTGAGATCCATGCCAGATCCGCCGATCCTGCAATAAATCCAAAATAAATTGACGGTGAATATACCAGCAGAAACAGCCCACATAAACGAAACCCATGACCGGCGTATCATTTACTGTTCACCACGGTTTTTTGCCGGGCACAGTGAAAATATGGGTATTGGCCTCGGTTCCGACATGGTGAAGATCGAAAGCTCGCGCGTGGGAAAttcatggaggaggagcagagcatCTGACCGCGCGCGGGCCGGGGCCATGCTGCGCAGGGGAGGGACCGAGGGGGCAGAGGATGCCGCCGCAGAGATCCTCTCCCCAACAGGACAAAACGTACTGCCGGTACGAATATGGCAGTGGCGCATCCATCCCTGCGTTGCGCATATCCGGAAGGGGAGTGATAAATCACCACCAACAAACCAAAAACCTCTTCTCGTCGCGCTGCCATGCCTAAAACCTACTGTATTTCCCAACTCTCTCTGAACGGAACCGAACCGAACGGAACGGAACCGAACTGAACTGAACTGAACGGAAGAAGAGAAAAAGGTGGCGTTTACCACCCGCACGAGCGAGCACCGCCGGTCGCTGCACCCACGGAGCGGATCGCGGGGGCGAAAAGTATTTGGGTTTTTTATTAAAGAAAAAAAACACCACGACGAATCCGCGCTAACAGCGCAAACTACGACGACGGCCCCATGAATTTAGCATCGAGGAAAAACCCAGTCCCCCGAGCGATCCCGCCGCCTGCTCTCCACgaaccaggcggcggcggcggcatgatgAGCCCGCGCGGTTCCGGGCGGCGGCCGACGCGGACGCAGCGGAGAAACGGCCGAGGTCCGTTCGTCCGGGGGAAGGAAGGAGGACGTACCATATG
This window contains:
- the LOC123128319 gene encoding glutamine synthetase produces the protein MALLTDLLNLDLTDSTEKIIAEYIWIGGSGMDLRSKARTLPGPVTDPSKLPKWNYDGSSTGQAPGEDSEVILYPQAIFKDPFRKGNNILVMCDCYTPAGVPIPTNKRYNAAKIFSNPDVAKEEPWYGIEQEYTLLQKDINWPLGWPVGGFPGPQGPYYCSIGADKSFGRDIVDAHYKACLFAGVNISGINGEVMPGQWEFQVGPTVGISAGDQVWVARYLLERITEIAGVVVTFDPKPIPGDWNGAGAHTNYSTESMRKDGGFKVIVDAVEKLKLKHKEHIAAYGEGNERRLTGKHETADINTFSWGVANRGASVRVGRETEQNGKGYFEDRRPASNMDPYVVTSMIAETTILWKP